One genomic segment of Hydrocarboniclastica marina includes these proteins:
- a CDS encoding phosphoglycolate phosphatase codes for MKLTALCDGRYPSHVLFDLDGTLVDSATDLAAVVDQMLTNLGYEAAGEPKVRAWVGNGTEKLIRRALAGSLDESAADRLPADKYNQAFEIFMALYAEQNGQHSEVFPGVLELVEKLAAEGTRMAVVTNKLTRFTDQLLARSGLARWFDVRVCGDTLPVMKPDPRTIQLALERLGGPVTQALMVGDSETDINVAAAAGIKCIAVSYGYNHGMPIREQGADLVVDSLAELL; via the coding sequence ATGAAGCTGACAGCCCTGTGTGATGGGAGGTACCCCAGCCACGTTCTTTTCGACCTGGACGGTACCCTGGTGGACAGCGCCACGGATCTTGCGGCGGTGGTCGATCAGATGCTGACCAACCTGGGGTACGAGGCCGCCGGAGAACCGAAAGTGCGAGCGTGGGTCGGCAACGGCACCGAGAAGCTTATCCGGCGCGCTCTGGCCGGAAGTCTTGATGAGTCGGCGGCAGATCGGCTGCCAGCAGATAAATATAACCAGGCGTTTGAAATCTTCATGGCGCTCTATGCCGAACAGAATGGGCAGCACAGTGAAGTTTTCCCCGGCGTGCTCGAGCTGGTCGAGAAACTCGCTGCCGAAGGTACCCGTATGGCCGTGGTAACCAACAAACTGACCCGCTTTACCGACCAGTTGCTGGCGCGCTCCGGCCTGGCGCGTTGGTTTGACGTGCGAGTCTGCGGCGATACCCTGCCCGTCATGAAGCCCGACCCCCGGACGATACAGCTCGCGCTCGAGCGACTGGGCGGACCGGTTACCCAGGCTCTGATGGTCGGTGACTCCGAAACTGACATCAATGTCGCCGCCGCAGCGGGTATAAAATGCATTGCCGTCAGTTACGGTTATAACCACGGTATGCCGATCCGCGAACAGGGTGCCGACCTCGTGGTTGATTCATTGGCCGAGCTTTTGTAA
- a CDS encoding aminoglycoside phosphotransferase family protein: MDNREAQLTAWLEAELGGPAPALLPVAGDASFRRYFRIQLPGTSGPAENGTAIVMDAPPEHESCDAFLAIAQHWHDAGIHVPAVLASDAGQGFILLEDLGDELYLKHLTPANADRLYGDALTALVQIQLATARENDVLPPYSAVLLDREMALFRDWFLQQQLGFNLTTAEQALLDTTFRTLRDAAMAQPQVTVHRDYHSRNLLVTEKNNPGVIDFQDAVVGPLTYDLVSLLRDAYIAWPEDDLQRWVEHYRELSQAAGLHRADADTFRQWFELMGMQRHLKVAGIFSRLSLRDGKDGYLADIPRVIDYLVRASATQPAMRAFTAWLEERVVPEMAALVTDRTAQ, encoded by the coding sequence ATGGACAATCGCGAAGCGCAGCTGACCGCCTGGCTTGAAGCCGAACTCGGTGGGCCAGCTCCGGCATTGCTCCCCGTAGCTGGCGATGCCAGCTTCAGGCGCTACTTCCGTATTCAGCTGCCGGGGACATCCGGGCCAGCAGAAAACGGAACCGCCATCGTCATGGACGCCCCGCCTGAGCACGAAAGTTGCGACGCGTTTCTGGCAATCGCCCAACACTGGCACGACGCCGGCATCCACGTGCCCGCAGTACTGGCAAGCGACGCCGGGCAGGGCTTTATCCTGCTTGAGGACCTCGGCGACGAACTCTATCTGAAGCACCTGACCCCGGCCAATGCCGACAGGCTCTATGGCGACGCGTTGACGGCACTGGTACAGATCCAGCTAGCGACCGCGCGCGAAAACGACGTGCTGCCGCCCTATAGTGCCGTGCTGCTGGACCGGGAAATGGCGCTGTTCCGAGACTGGTTTCTTCAGCAACAGCTCGGATTCAACCTGACTACAGCTGAGCAGGCACTGTTGGACACAACCTTCAGAACGCTGCGCGACGCAGCGATGGCCCAGCCTCAGGTCACTGTCCACAGGGACTATCACTCGCGCAACCTGCTGGTGACTGAAAAGAATAATCCCGGTGTGATTGATTTTCAGGATGCCGTGGTTGGGCCGCTCACCTATGACCTTGTCTCACTCCTGCGGGACGCCTACATTGCCTGGCCCGAAGATGACCTCCAGCGGTGGGTTGAGCATTACCGGGAGCTGAGCCAGGCTGCCGGGCTCCACCGGGCGGACGCCGACACCTTTCGCCAATGGTTTGAACTCATGGGCATGCAAAGGCACCTGAAAGTGGCCGGCATCTTTTCCAGGCTGTCGCTGCGGGACGGCAAGGACGGCTATCTGGCGGACATCCCGCGGGTCATCGATTACCTGGTTCGGGCCAGCGCGACCCAGCCGGCGATGCGGGCTTTCACCGCCTGGCTGGAGGAGCGGGTAGTGCCCGAGATGGCAGCTCTCGTAACCGACCGGACAGCACAGTGA
- a CDS encoding LPS-assembly protein LptD, whose product MSQISWLRAIRAGFAVRTRHAAVGGIGQAHGYIAGCTLACSLALTPLALAAQEQPRSGQDVAALDWTPRDQLTEEQREQVPTYCSGAYVQPPLPGLAEADTANPAGGELPLRARSDQARYQLDRQAVLTGNVEITQGNLRVTSDSALYDQQAGAVALSGPIFSRGNGFALSGSGAQYDVDTGVMRLNTANFLLYPSAMRGTADQLVRQTETTFAIEQGRLTTCEPGNNAWSLVASDIFLNRETGVGEATHVRLEVKDTPVFYWPYLTFPIDDRRKSGLLYPSFGTSNTGRGLYAAVPYYFNLAPNYDATLTPQYIHGRGLHTELEGRYLSRFGASVLALGYLADDDEFGREFPDADTERWGLDFNTVATLGPGWTGLIDYAAVSDDEYLSDLNRTLEISEATHLLRAGQLSYTDSDRYFEAILSGYQTLDEDISRASRPYYQLPELVYAQTVGDDLEFNWESQYTYFWRDNEGLTGLEQAIGSRFRVTPEVALDLREIWGFTRPSVLLDHTHYALEDYDQGSGNFSRTVPFFQWDNGLYFDRQFEFFGADFNQSLEPRLYYVWSPAKDQDHIPDFDTSLTSFYFSQLFQRDRYVGGDRVGDNNRLTAAVTTRFNSLETGTERARMSIGQIYYYDEREVGLGTAGTETRSDSALAGELALRPLDGLEARVSGLWDARDYSTEQGRSELIFHSEDYRWLLNLGHTYDDDELEQSDVGAVFPVSRHISAVGRWVYDRVDDRTVGTLAGFEYASCCWSVQLVAQKYLRSNEEIDNRILFQVQLTGLGGGGSAAGEISEAVFGYEERQRRREQMTPAFGRF is encoded by the coding sequence GTGTCCCAGATTTCCTGGTTACGAGCTATTCGCGCCGGCTTCGCTGTTCGCACCCGACATGCTGCTGTGGGTGGTATCGGCCAGGCCCACGGATACATCGCGGGTTGCACCCTGGCTTGCAGTCTGGCGTTGACGCCTTTGGCGCTGGCAGCGCAAGAGCAGCCCCGCTCCGGGCAGGATGTTGCCGCACTGGACTGGACGCCGCGGGACCAGCTCACCGAGGAACAGCGTGAACAGGTGCCAACCTATTGTTCGGGGGCCTATGTTCAGCCGCCGCTGCCGGGCCTCGCCGAGGCGGACACTGCCAATCCGGCGGGCGGGGAGCTGCCTCTGCGCGCCCGCAGCGATCAGGCCCGGTACCAATTGGATCGCCAGGCCGTACTAACGGGCAACGTTGAGATAACGCAGGGGAACCTGAGGGTCACCAGCGACAGCGCCCTCTATGATCAACAGGCCGGAGCGGTCGCGTTGAGCGGGCCGATATTCAGCCGCGGCAACGGCTTTGCTCTTTCCGGCAGCGGTGCTCAGTACGACGTGGATACAGGCGTGATGCGCCTGAATACCGCCAACTTTCTGCTATACCCCTCAGCCATGCGCGGCACAGCGGACCAGTTGGTGCGGCAGACCGAGACTACCTTTGCGATTGAGCAGGGACGTTTGACCACCTGCGAGCCCGGTAACAACGCCTGGTCGCTCGTTGCCTCAGACATCTTCCTCAACCGCGAAACCGGCGTAGGTGAAGCGACCCACGTGCGCCTGGAAGTGAAGGATACGCCTGTATTCTATTGGCCTTACCTGACCTTCCCCATAGACGACCGGCGCAAGTCCGGCCTGCTTTACCCCTCGTTCGGCACGTCCAATACCGGGCGCGGCCTCTATGCGGCGGTGCCTTATTATTTCAACCTGGCGCCGAATTACGACGCCACCCTGACGCCCCAGTATATTCACGGCCGGGGCCTCCACACCGAGCTTGAAGGCCGCTACCTGAGCCGGTTCGGTGCGTCTGTGCTGGCTTTGGGTTACCTGGCTGACGACGACGAGTTCGGTCGTGAGTTTCCGGATGCCGATACCGAACGCTGGGGGCTCGACTTCAATACGGTTGCGACCCTGGGGCCAGGCTGGACAGGTCTGATCGACTACGCCGCAGTCAGTGATGATGAATACCTCAGCGACCTGAACCGTACCCTGGAAATCAGCGAGGCAACGCACCTTCTGCGCGCTGGCCAGCTGAGTTACACCGACAGCGACCGCTACTTCGAGGCTATCCTGAGCGGGTACCAGACTTTGGATGAAGATATCAGCCGAGCCAGTCGGCCTTACTACCAGCTACCCGAGCTGGTGTATGCGCAGACAGTTGGAGATGATCTGGAGTTTAACTGGGAGTCGCAGTACACCTACTTCTGGCGCGACAACGAAGGGCTGACTGGTTTAGAGCAGGCGATAGGCAGTCGCTTTCGGGTTACGCCGGAGGTCGCGCTTGATCTGCGAGAAATCTGGGGCTTCACCCGGCCGTCGGTACTCCTGGATCATACCCACTATGCACTGGAAGACTACGACCAGGGCAGCGGCAATTTCAGCCGAACGGTGCCCTTCTTCCAGTGGGATAACGGGCTTTACTTTGACCGCCAGTTCGAGTTTTTTGGCGCTGACTTCAACCAGTCTCTGGAACCCAGGCTTTATTACGTCTGGTCCCCGGCCAAGGATCAGGACCATATTCCCGACTTCGACACCTCGTTGACATCTTTTTACTTCAGCCAGCTATTCCAGCGCGACCGCTATGTTGGCGGCGACCGGGTCGGGGACAACAACCGGCTCACCGCGGCCGTTACGACCCGGTTCAACAGTCTTGAGACCGGCACCGAAAGAGCCCGAATGAGCATTGGCCAAATATATTACTACGACGAGCGGGAAGTGGGCCTGGGCACTGCCGGCACCGAAACCCGCAGTGACTCTGCTCTCGCTGGCGAACTGGCGCTAAGACCGCTGGATGGGCTGGAGGCGCGGGTTTCGGGTTTGTGGGATGCCCGCGACTATTCAACTGAACAGGGGCGCAGCGAACTGATTTTCCATAGTGAAGACTACCGCTGGCTGCTGAACCTGGGGCATACCTACGATGACGATGAGCTGGAACAAAGTGACGTCGGCGCGGTCTTTCCCGTAAGTCGCCACATCAGCGCAGTAGGCCGATGGGTCTACGACAGAGTAGACGACCGCACAGTCGGCACGCTTGCCGGCTTCGAATACGCCAGTTGTTGCTGGAGTGTGCAGTTGGTGGCGCAGAAGTACCTGCGTTCCAATGAGGAAATCGATAACCGGATACTTTTCCAGGTCCAGCTTACCGGCCTGGGCGGGGGCGGCAGCGCGGCCGGCGAAATCAGCGAGGCTGTTTTTGGCTATGAAGAGCGGCAGCGCCGCAGGGAGCAGATGACCCCGGCTTTCGGTCGGTTCTGA
- a CDS encoding anthranilate synthase component II produces MLLMIDNFDSFTYNVVQYLAELGADVRVYRNNEITLEQIEQLAPEHLVISPGPCTPNDAGISLAAIEYFAGKLPILGICLGHQAIGQVFGGKVIRAGKVMHGKTSPVYHTDQGVFRNLANPFEATRYHSLVVEQSSLPECLEVTAWTNREDGTLEEIMGLRHKTLPIEGVQFHPESILTQHGHDLLKNFLEMKA; encoded by the coding sequence ATGCTCTTGATGATCGATAATTTTGACAGCTTTACCTACAACGTCGTGCAGTACCTGGCCGAGCTGGGCGCAGACGTGCGGGTTTACCGCAACAACGAGATAACGCTGGAGCAGATCGAACAGCTCGCCCCTGAGCACCTGGTGATCTCGCCGGGGCCTTGCACCCCCAACGACGCGGGAATATCCCTTGCGGCGATCGAGTATTTTGCCGGCAAGCTGCCGATCCTGGGCATCTGCCTGGGCCACCAGGCCATCGGCCAGGTCTTCGGCGGTAAGGTCATCCGGGCCGGAAAAGTCATGCACGGCAAGACGTCACCGGTTTACCATACCGATCAGGGTGTGTTCCGGAATCTGGCCAATCCCTTCGAAGCCACCCGCTACCACTCACTGGTGGTGGAGCAGAGCAGTCTACCCGAATGTCTTGAGGTCACCGCATGGACCAACAGGGAAGACGGCACCCTCGAAGAGATCATGGGGCTGCGTCACAAGACGCTGCCAATCGAAGGGGTACAGTTCCACCCGGAGTCGATCCTGACCCAGCATGGGCACGACTTGCTGAAGAACTTTCTGGAAATGAAAGCCTGA
- a CDS encoding DUF3530 family protein: protein MRARYRVLTVALCLLSPCFSFAEEQPLPEPGPDVEQRAMSGNDRREQYLVQQRPEQVRWLGEGESRFAIMETPAQRAETHGTVLVVADAGQSAAQGFAGQLHQMLPSRGWRVVSFALPPLPLPVYSDRSSLSPGIGAAGGAAVRSPGDPDSADAGAPEAGGSNAQGRNARDRNESTAGSVTIDLAASAAGSDALQQFESQASTRLTSTLEMLAQEQPGAVVMVGIGLGAAPLAQQLADGSLGAYPPAGQRAMVWVQPRFQHPVTDKEPLPGGLSDLASWPVLDIIHRNESGSAESERRTAMQKLDGSAAYRQDAFMLSESASRAMLAYRIHNWALRQLK from the coding sequence GTGCGTGCGCGTTATCGCGTATTAACTGTGGCGCTCTGCTTGCTGTCGCCCTGCTTTTCATTTGCGGAAGAGCAACCTTTGCCAGAGCCTGGGCCTGATGTTGAACAGCGCGCTATGTCGGGCAATGACAGGCGCGAACAGTATCTGGTGCAGCAGCGACCGGAGCAGGTGCGCTGGCTGGGTGAAGGGGAAAGCCGGTTCGCTATCATGGAGACGCCAGCGCAGCGGGCTGAAACCCACGGCACGGTTCTGGTGGTCGCGGATGCCGGGCAGTCAGCTGCCCAGGGATTTGCGGGACAGCTCCACCAGATGCTGCCATCGCGTGGCTGGAGGGTTGTCAGCTTCGCTCTGCCACCGTTGCCGTTACCCGTCTACAGTGACCGGTCTTCGTTGTCGCCCGGTATCGGCGCTGCTGGAGGCGCTGCCGTGCGGTCGCCCGGGGATCCGGACTCCGCTGACGCCGGCGCACCCGAGGCAGGTGGAAGCAATGCCCAGGGCCGGAACGCCAGGGACCGGAACGAAAGCACAGCCGGCTCGGTCACCATTGACCTGGCAGCCTCAGCGGCGGGAAGCGATGCGCTGCAGCAGTTCGAGAGTCAGGCTTCCACCCGGCTCACCAGTACCCTTGAGATGCTCGCGCAAGAGCAGCCCGGTGCGGTTGTCATGGTTGGCATTGGTCTCGGCGCGGCGCCGCTCGCTCAGCAGTTGGCGGATGGAAGTCTGGGCGCCTATCCGCCAGCCGGACAACGGGCCATGGTTTGGGTTCAGCCTCGGTTTCAACATCCAGTGACAGATAAAGAGCCATTACCAGGAGGCCTGTCGGATCTGGCCAGCTGGCCGGTGCTTGATATCATCCACCGCAACGAAAGCGGTTCGGCAGAGTCGGAACGTCGGACGGCCATGCAGAAGCTCGACGGTTCGGCCGCCTATAGGCAGGACGCGTTCATGTTGTCTGAAAGCGCAAGCAGGGCCATGCTTGCCTATCGCATTCACAACTGGGCGCTAAGGCAGCTCAAGTGA
- the trpE gene encoding anthranilate synthase component I, translating to MTPEQFSELAQQGYNRIPVYREVSADLDTPLSTYLKLANGPYSYLLESVQGGEKWGRYSIIGLPCRQRLSISNKQVRVFDGQDLIEEDQVEDPLTFVEAFQARFRAPDLDELPRFNGGLVGYFGYDTVRYIEPRLASSVPPDELGTPDILLMVSDEVLVFDNLRSKLLLVVHADPSEAEAFERAQHRITELEKQLRQRQAVGPVTPAELRNATIRESDFVPGFSQQQFQAAVGRIKEYVLDGDVMQTVISQRMSIPFAAPPLNLYRALRCLNPSPYMYYLDLDDFHIVGSSPEILTRVEDGQVTVRPIAGTRKRGGSEARDRELEQELLADPKEIAEHLMLIDLGRNDVGRVARTGTVKLTEKMVVERYSHVMHLVSNVTGELQPGLSCIDVLRATHPAGTLSGAPKIRAMEIIDELEPVKRGVYGGAVGYLSYTGNMDTAIAIRTAVIKDQVLHIQAGAGIVADSVPEMEWKETMNKGRATFRAVAMALEAFN from the coding sequence ATGACTCCGGAACAGTTTTCTGAGCTGGCCCAACAGGGCTATAACCGCATACCTGTTTACCGGGAAGTGTCCGCCGATCTGGACACCCCCCTCAGCACCTATCTCAAACTGGCCAACGGCCCCTACTCCTACCTGCTCGAATCGGTCCAGGGCGGGGAAAAATGGGGGCGTTATTCGATCATTGGACTGCCCTGCCGCCAGCGCCTGAGCATCAGCAACAAACAGGTACGCGTGTTTGACGGGCAAGACCTGATCGAAGAAGACCAGGTGGAAGACCCGCTGACCTTCGTAGAAGCCTTCCAGGCTCGCTTCCGGGCGCCCGATCTGGACGAACTGCCCCGATTCAACGGCGGCCTGGTGGGTTACTTCGGCTATGACACGGTCCGCTATATTGAGCCCAGGCTCGCCTCATCCGTGCCCCCCGATGAACTGGGCACACCGGATATCCTGCTGATGGTATCGGACGAGGTGCTGGTTTTTGACAACCTGCGAAGCAAACTCTTACTGGTGGTTCACGCTGATCCGTCAGAGGCGGAGGCCTTCGAGCGTGCGCAACACCGTATTACCGAGCTTGAGAAACAGTTGCGCCAGCGTCAGGCAGTCGGACCTGTCACGCCGGCGGAACTGCGCAACGCCACCATACGCGAGTCCGATTTCGTGCCGGGCTTCAGCCAGCAGCAGTTCCAGGCCGCGGTGGGTCGCATCAAGGAATACGTGCTCGACGGCGACGTCATGCAGACGGTCATCTCCCAGCGCATGTCCATTCCCTTCGCTGCGCCGCCGCTGAATCTTTACCGGGCGCTGCGCTGCCTCAACCCATCGCCCTACATGTATTACCTGGATCTGGACGATTTCCACATAGTTGGCTCCTCACCGGAAATACTGACGCGGGTGGAGGATGGCCAGGTCACCGTGCGGCCGATCGCCGGAACCCGCAAGCGTGGCGGCAGCGAGGCACGTGATCGGGAACTGGAGCAGGAACTGCTCGCGGACCCGAAGGAAATCGCCGAGCATCTGATGCTGATCGATTTAGGACGTAACGATGTGGGCCGCGTTGCCAGGACGGGCACCGTGAAACTGACCGAGAAAATGGTAGTGGAGCGCTACTCCCATGTGATGCATCTGGTGTCCAACGTCACCGGGGAGTTGCAGCCCGGGCTCTCCTGCATCGACGTACTCCGCGCGACTCACCCGGCCGGAACCCTGAGCGGCGCGCCCAAAATCCGGGCCATGGAAATCATCGACGAACTGGAACCGGTCAAACGCGGCGTATATGGCGGTGCGGTGGGCTACCTGTCCTACACCGGCAACATGGATACCGCCATCGCAATCCGGACCGCTGTGATCAAGGATCAGGTTCTGCACATCCAAGCAGGGGCCGGTATAGTTGCCGATTCGGTTCCCGAGATGGAATGGAAAGAGACCATGAACAAGGGCCGCGCTACATTCCGCGCCGTCGCCATGGCGCTGGAGGCTTTCAATTAG
- a CDS encoding peptidylprolyl isomerase, which translates to MRIVKMFYPLLLTALLLSGGLAQAEQKLLDRVVAIVDEGVILQSDLESRVRTVRSRLRAQGASLPPDSVLQERVLDQLLQDQVQLQLAEAAGIRVGDTELNQTINNIARRNGMTLEQFEQTLASEGLSYREAREQIRQEMLISRIQQQRVEPRIRVTEREVQNFLASRQGKERNVEEYLIGHILVEVTDSGNDEVVAEAREEATTILEKLRDGADFKQLAVEHSDGTNALEGGVLGWRGEDQLPSLIADVAPDLAVGEPSGILESQSGFHIVTVLEKRGGDDQIVQQHKVRHILITPENTASPADAEATIREIRQRVRDGESFAALAREYSDDPVSGAEGGALGWVSPGEMVPGFENMMTSVEPGQVSEPFRSRFGWHILEVEERRMRDIGDQLETAEARQVLYKRKYDIELRAWLREVREEAFVEVKAPDQEESAS; encoded by the coding sequence ATGCGAATCGTAAAAATGTTCTATCCGCTGCTGCTGACTGCGCTGCTACTCAGTGGCGGCCTTGCTCAGGCCGAGCAGAAGCTGCTTGATCGTGTTGTTGCGATCGTTGACGAGGGCGTAATCCTCCAGTCAGACCTTGAAAGCCGTGTCCGGACTGTGCGTTCACGGCTGCGTGCCCAGGGAGCCTCTTTGCCCCCGGACAGCGTATTGCAGGAGCGGGTTCTGGATCAGCTCCTGCAGGACCAGGTACAGCTGCAGTTGGCCGAAGCCGCCGGCATCCGTGTGGGTGACACCGAGCTGAACCAGACCATCAATAATATTGCCCGACGCAACGGTATGACACTCGAGCAGTTCGAGCAGACCCTTGCCAGCGAGGGGCTGAGCTATCGCGAGGCCCGGGAACAGATTCGCCAGGAAATGCTGATCAGCCGGATCCAGCAGCAGCGGGTCGAACCGCGTATCCGGGTGACCGAGCGAGAAGTGCAGAATTTCCTGGCCTCCCGCCAAGGTAAAGAACGCAATGTTGAGGAGTACCTGATCGGCCATATACTGGTTGAGGTCACGGATTCGGGCAACGACGAGGTTGTGGCCGAAGCCCGGGAGGAAGCCACAACCATTCTGGAAAAGCTGCGCGACGGGGCCGACTTCAAACAGCTGGCAGTCGAGCACTCTGACGGGACCAACGCCCTGGAAGGGGGGGTTCTCGGCTGGCGCGGTGAAGATCAGCTGCCCAGTCTAATTGCTGACGTAGCGCCAGATCTGGCAGTTGGTGAACCGTCGGGCATTCTCGAAAGCCAGAGCGGTTTTCACATTGTAACGGTCCTGGAAAAGCGCGGCGGAGACGACCAGATTGTGCAGCAGCATAAGGTCAGGCACATCCTGATCACGCCCGAGAACACAGCCAGTCCGGCTGACGCCGAGGCGACCATACGTGAGATCCGGCAGCGGGTACGGGATGGCGAGTCCTTCGCGGCCTTGGCCCGGGAGTACTCCGATGATCCCGTGTCAGGGGCTGAAGGCGGCGCTCTTGGCTGGGTAAGCCCGGGTGAGATGGTGCCAGGCTTTGAAAACATGATGACCAGTGTGGAGCCCGGGCAGGTCAGTGAACCTTTCCGGTCCCGGTTTGGCTGGCACATCCTTGAAGTCGAGGAGCGGCGCATGCGGGACATTGGCGATCAGCTCGAGACTGCGGAGGCCCGACAGGTGCTCTACAAACGCAAGTACGATATCGAGCTGCGGGCTTGGTTGCGGGAAGTGCGTGAGGAAGCCTTTGTCGAGGTTAAAGCGCCAGACCAAGAGGAAAGCGCATCCTGA
- the murU gene encoding N-acetylmuramate alpha-1-phosphate uridylyltransferase MurU — MILAAGKGERMRPLTLTTPKPLLQAGGKTLIDYHIDRLRNAGFNELVINRAWLGEKLKAYLGDGRSRGVSIDWSDEPQPLETAGGIRHALPKLSNKDGWFLVVNGDVWCDFPFAEVPRPQTGVAHLILTGNPDHNPNGDFHLEDSGKVASTGGNMLTFSGISLLHQDLFSGAFGDEAKLAPLLRRAADAGLVWGSRHTGEWFDIGTPQRLEQLDRWLNNERSP, encoded by the coding sequence ATGATCCTCGCGGCCGGCAAAGGCGAGCGCATGCGACCGCTTACACTGACGACGCCCAAGCCTTTGCTTCAGGCAGGCGGAAAAACCCTCATCGACTATCATATAGATCGTTTGCGAAACGCCGGCTTTAACGAACTGGTTATCAACAGGGCCTGGCTCGGCGAGAAGCTCAAAGCCTACCTGGGCGATGGCCGCAGCCGGGGAGTAAGCATCGACTGGTCAGACGAGCCGCAGCCGCTCGAAACAGCCGGCGGTATTCGTCACGCCCTGCCGAAGCTGTCGAATAAGGATGGTTGGTTCCTGGTCGTCAACGGCGACGTCTGGTGCGACTTCCCTTTCGCCGAGGTGCCCCGACCACAGACAGGCGTTGCCCACCTGATCCTGACCGGCAACCCCGATCACAACCCGAACGGTGATTTCCACCTGGAGGACAGCGGCAAGGTCGCCTCTACGGGCGGCAATATGCTGACATTCAGCGGTATCAGCCTGTTGCATCAGGACCTCTTCAGCGGCGCATTCGGTGATGAGGCCAAGCTGGCGCCCCTTCTGCGAAGGGCGGCGGACGCTGGGCTGGTATGGGGCAGCAGGCATACCGGCGAATGGTTCGATATCGGCACACCACAACGGCTGGAGCAACTGGATAGATGGTTAAACAATGAGCGCAGTCCCTGA
- the rpe gene encoding ribulose-phosphate 3-epimerase has product MSDFLIAPSILSADFARLGTEVDNVLEAGADVVHFDVMDNHYVPNLTIGPGVCAALRKYGITAPIDVHLMVQPVDDLIRMFIDAGASYITFHPEASGHIDRSLQLIRDGGCKAGLVFNPATGLHYMDHVMDKLDMILLMSVNPGFGGQSFIPGTLDKLREARKRINASGKDIRLEIDGGVKVENIREIAAAGADMFVAGSAIFNTEDYARTIQSMREELARATT; this is encoded by the coding sequence ATGTCTGACTTCCTGATTGCCCCTTCGATCCTTTCAGCGGATTTCGCGCGTCTCGGCACCGAGGTCGACAATGTGCTGGAGGCTGGGGCTGACGTGGTTCACTTCGACGTTATGGACAACCATTATGTGCCCAACCTGACTATCGGCCCGGGCGTGTGCGCGGCTCTGCGCAAGTACGGGATCACTGCGCCGATCGATGTCCATTTGATGGTTCAGCCAGTGGATGACCTGATCCGCATGTTCATCGATGCAGGCGCCAGCTATATTACCTTTCACCCGGAAGCCTCGGGCCACATTGATCGCTCACTGCAGCTGATTCGCGACGGCGGCTGCAAGGCCGGGCTGGTGTTCAACCCGGCCACCGGCCTGCATTACATGGACCATGTCATGGACAAGCTCGACATGATTCTGCTGATGTCGGTCAACCCGGGATTCGGCGGCCAGTCGTTCATACCTGGCACCCTGGACAAGCTGCGCGAAGCGCGCAAGCGTATCAACGCAAGCGGCAAGGACATTCGCCTTGAGATCGACGGCGGCGTCAAGGTCGAGAACATCCGCGAAATAGCAGCCGCTGGCGCAGACATGTTCGTCGCAGGATCGGCCATCTTCAATACGGAAGACTACGCCCGCACCATCCAGTCCATGCGCGAAGAACTTGCCAGAGCCACAACATGA